The window ATACATACGCATGAGGAGCAGTGTGGACCGTATTTTTACAACATACATGAATAATTGTCATATCAGTAGCTATCCATTATAAGAGAATGGATGGCTATTTTTTATACAAAGAATGATAGGGAAGAGCTTCCGTTGATCAAGGTAAAATTAGCACGTAGGAAATGTGGTAGAAGCAGTAGAGAATTGTCCCTTTACCCTTTATGAATCTGTATATAGTTCATAAACCTGGAAGGATGATTGCGATGATTACCATTAGTCCTGGGCATTGGCGGGAAGGTTCGGGCGCAAAGGATTTGATTGATGAGGTAGTGGAAGCCAGAAGGGTCGTTGCACGTGTTGTAGAAATATTGAAGATTCAGGGGGTGTCCGTAACACAAGTACAAGATGATGAATCTACAAGCCAGCTTAAAAATCTAAGCTTTTTAGTGCGGCAACATAATAAAACGCGACGTAAAGTAGACGTCAGTGTCCATTTTAATGCAATCGGCGGCCGTATCCAACAGGGCATTGGAACAGAGGTGCTCTTTTATGATGCGGTGACATTGGCTACTGCAATGAGTAAAGCTATTTCACATGCTTCGGGTCTGAAAAATCGCGGAGCGAAACAAAGAAAAGAACTCACTTTTTTAAACG of the Lysinibacillus fusiformis genome contains:
- a CDS encoding N-acetylmuramoyl-L-alanine amidase, with product MITISPGHWREGSGAKDLIDEVVEARRVVARVVEILKIQGVSVTQVQDDESTSQLKNLSFLVRQHNKTRRKVDVSVHFNAIGGRIQQGIGTEVLFYDAVTLATAMSKAISHASGLKNRGAKQRKELTFLNATTMPAIMIELCFVNSVADVNCYKQHFEAICRAIATTLADFIG